A genomic region of Seriola aureovittata isolate HTS-2021-v1 ecotype China chromosome 21, ASM2101889v1, whole genome shotgun sequence contains the following coding sequences:
- the csnk1db gene encoding casein kinase I isoform X1, protein MELRVGNRYRLGRKIGSGSFGDIYLGTDISVGEEVAIKLECVKTKHPQLHIESKIYKMMQGGVGIPTIKWCGAEGDYNVMVMELLGPSLEDLFNFCSRKFSLKTVLLLADQMISRIEYIHSKNFIHRDVKPDNFLMGLGKKGNLVYIIDFGLAKKYRDARTHQHIPYRENKNLTGTARYASINTHLGIEQSRRDDLESLGYVLMYFNLGSLPWQGLKAATKRQKYERISEKKMSTPIEVLCKGYPSEFATYLNFCRSLRFDDKPDYSYLRQLFRNLFHRQGFSYDYVFDWNMLKFGANRAAEEAERERRDREDRLRHGRNPGARGIPAVSGRPRGTQDGAPPTPLTPTSHTANTSPRQVSGMERERKVSMRLHRGAPVNVSSSDLTGRQDTSRMSTSQMVSGALPAGLHLLAPR, encoded by the exons GCACAGATATTTCAGTGGGTGAGGAGGTTGCAATTAAGCTGGAATGTGTGAAGACCAAACACCCCCAGCTCCACATCGAGAGCAAGATCTACAAGATGATGCAAGGAGGAG TGGGCATTCCAACAATAAAGTGGTGTGGAGCAGAAGGTGACTACAATGTGATGGTGATGGAGCTGCTGGGGCCCAGCCTGGAGGATCTCTTCAACTTCTGCTCTCGCAAGTTCAGCCTCAAGACGGTCCTGTTGCTGGCCGACCAAATG ATCAGTCGCATTGAGTACATTCACTCCAAGAACTTCATCCACAGAGATGTGAAGCCTGATAACTTCCTGATGGGACTCGGCAAAAAGGGCAACCTAGTCTACATCATTGACTTTGGCCTGGCAAAAAAGTATCGTGATGCTCGCACACACCAGCACATCCCCTACCGCGAGAACAAGAACCTGACTGGCACTGCACGCTACGCCTCCATCAACACACATCTCGGGATTG AGCAGTCAAGGCGTGATGACCTGGAGTCCTTGGGCTATGTTCTCATGTACTTTAATCTGGGCTCGCTGCCTTGGCAAGGCCTCAAGGCCGCTACCAAGAGGCAGAAGTATGAACGCATCAGTGAGAAGAAAATGTCCACCCCCATTGAGGTGCTTTGCAAGGGCTATCCCT CTGAGTTTGCGACCTACCTGAATTTCTGTCGCTCCCTGCGCTTCGATGACAAGCCGGACTATTCGTACCTACGGCAGCTCTTCAGGAACCTGTTTCACAGACAGGGCTTCTCTTATGACTATGTGTTTGACTGGAACATGCTTAAGTTT GGAGCCAACCgtgcagcagaggaagcagagagagagcgccGTGACCGGGAGGACAGGCTGAGGCACGGCAGGAACCCAGGGGCCAGAGGAATACCTGCCGTATCAGGAAGACCAAGAGGAACCCAGGATGGTGCCCCACCTACCCCGCTAACACCCACCTCACACACAG CAAACACGTCTCCTCGACAAGTGTCTGGTATGGAGCGTGAACGAAAGGTCAGCATGCGACTGCACCGCGGCGCTCCCGTCAACGTGTCATCCTCAGACCTAACGGGACGGCAGGACACCTCCCGCATGTCCACCTCACAG ATGGTGTCCGGTGCGCTGCCTGCTGGTCTCCATCTTCTAGCTCCTCGATGA
- the csnk1db gene encoding casein kinase I isoform X2, translating to MELRVGNRYRLGRKIGSGSFGDIYLGTDISVGEEVAIKLECVKTKHPQLHIESKIYKMMQGGVGIPTIKWCGAEGDYNVMVMELLGPSLEDLFNFCSRKFSLKTVLLLADQMISRIEYIHSKNFIHRDVKPDNFLMGLGKKGNLVYIIDFGLAKKYRDARTHQHIPYRENKNLTGTARYASINTHLGIEQSRRDDLESLGYVLMYFNLGSLPWQGLKAATKRQKYERISEKKMSTPIEVLCKGYPSEFATYLNFCRSLRFDDKPDYSYLRQLFRNLFHRQGFSYDYVFDWNMLKFGANRAAEEAERERRDREDRLRHGRNPGARGIPAVSGRPRGTQDGAPPTPLTPTSHTANTSPRQVSGMERERKVSMRLHRGAPVNVSSSDLTGRQDTSRMSTSQHSLRASRQVDARHVLV from the exons GCACAGATATTTCAGTGGGTGAGGAGGTTGCAATTAAGCTGGAATGTGTGAAGACCAAACACCCCCAGCTCCACATCGAGAGCAAGATCTACAAGATGATGCAAGGAGGAG TGGGCATTCCAACAATAAAGTGGTGTGGAGCAGAAGGTGACTACAATGTGATGGTGATGGAGCTGCTGGGGCCCAGCCTGGAGGATCTCTTCAACTTCTGCTCTCGCAAGTTCAGCCTCAAGACGGTCCTGTTGCTGGCCGACCAAATG ATCAGTCGCATTGAGTACATTCACTCCAAGAACTTCATCCACAGAGATGTGAAGCCTGATAACTTCCTGATGGGACTCGGCAAAAAGGGCAACCTAGTCTACATCATTGACTTTGGCCTGGCAAAAAAGTATCGTGATGCTCGCACACACCAGCACATCCCCTACCGCGAGAACAAGAACCTGACTGGCACTGCACGCTACGCCTCCATCAACACACATCTCGGGATTG AGCAGTCAAGGCGTGATGACCTGGAGTCCTTGGGCTATGTTCTCATGTACTTTAATCTGGGCTCGCTGCCTTGGCAAGGCCTCAAGGCCGCTACCAAGAGGCAGAAGTATGAACGCATCAGTGAGAAGAAAATGTCCACCCCCATTGAGGTGCTTTGCAAGGGCTATCCCT CTGAGTTTGCGACCTACCTGAATTTCTGTCGCTCCCTGCGCTTCGATGACAAGCCGGACTATTCGTACCTACGGCAGCTCTTCAGGAACCTGTTTCACAGACAGGGCTTCTCTTATGACTATGTGTTTGACTGGAACATGCTTAAGTTT GGAGCCAACCgtgcagcagaggaagcagagagagagcgccGTGACCGGGAGGACAGGCTGAGGCACGGCAGGAACCCAGGGGCCAGAGGAATACCTGCCGTATCAGGAAGACCAAGAGGAACCCAGGATGGTGCCCCACCTACCCCGCTAACACCCACCTCACACACAG CAAACACGTCTCCTCGACAAGTGTCTGGTATGGAGCGTGAACGAAAGGTCAGCATGCGACTGCACCGCGGCGCTCCCGTCAACGTGTCATCCTCAGACCTAACGGGACGGCAGGACACCTCCCGCATGTCCACCTCACAG CATTCCCTACGAGCATCACGCCAAGTAGACGCTCGCCACGTCCTTGTGTGA
- the csnk1db gene encoding casein kinase I isoform X3 produces MELRVGNRYRLGRKIGSGSFGDIYLGTDISVGEEVAIKLECVKTKHPQLHIESKIYKMMQGGVGIPTIKWCGAEGDYNVMVMELLGPSLEDLFNFCSRKFSLKTVLLLADQMISRIEYIHSKNFIHRDVKPDNFLMGLGKKGNLVYIIDFGLAKKYRDARTHQHIPYRENKNLTGTARYASINTHLGIEQSRRDDLESLGYVLMYFNLGSLPWQGLKAATKRQKYERISEKKMSTPIEVLCKGYPSEFATYLNFCRSLRFDDKPDYSYLRQLFRNLFHRQGFSYDYVFDWNMLKFGANRAAEEAERERRDREDRLRHGRNPGARGIPAVSGRPRGTQDGAPPTPLTPTSHTANTSPRQVSGMERERKVSMRLHRGAPVNVSSSDLTGRQDTSRMSTSQNSIPYEHHAK; encoded by the exons GCACAGATATTTCAGTGGGTGAGGAGGTTGCAATTAAGCTGGAATGTGTGAAGACCAAACACCCCCAGCTCCACATCGAGAGCAAGATCTACAAGATGATGCAAGGAGGAG TGGGCATTCCAACAATAAAGTGGTGTGGAGCAGAAGGTGACTACAATGTGATGGTGATGGAGCTGCTGGGGCCCAGCCTGGAGGATCTCTTCAACTTCTGCTCTCGCAAGTTCAGCCTCAAGACGGTCCTGTTGCTGGCCGACCAAATG ATCAGTCGCATTGAGTACATTCACTCCAAGAACTTCATCCACAGAGATGTGAAGCCTGATAACTTCCTGATGGGACTCGGCAAAAAGGGCAACCTAGTCTACATCATTGACTTTGGCCTGGCAAAAAAGTATCGTGATGCTCGCACACACCAGCACATCCCCTACCGCGAGAACAAGAACCTGACTGGCACTGCACGCTACGCCTCCATCAACACACATCTCGGGATTG AGCAGTCAAGGCGTGATGACCTGGAGTCCTTGGGCTATGTTCTCATGTACTTTAATCTGGGCTCGCTGCCTTGGCAAGGCCTCAAGGCCGCTACCAAGAGGCAGAAGTATGAACGCATCAGTGAGAAGAAAATGTCCACCCCCATTGAGGTGCTTTGCAAGGGCTATCCCT CTGAGTTTGCGACCTACCTGAATTTCTGTCGCTCCCTGCGCTTCGATGACAAGCCGGACTATTCGTACCTACGGCAGCTCTTCAGGAACCTGTTTCACAGACAGGGCTTCTCTTATGACTATGTGTTTGACTGGAACATGCTTAAGTTT GGAGCCAACCgtgcagcagaggaagcagagagagagcgccGTGACCGGGAGGACAGGCTGAGGCACGGCAGGAACCCAGGGGCCAGAGGAATACCTGCCGTATCAGGAAGACCAAGAGGAACCCAGGATGGTGCCCCACCTACCCCGCTAACACCCACCTCACACACAG CAAACACGTCTCCTCGACAAGTGTCTGGTATGGAGCGTGAACGAAAGGTCAGCATGCGACTGCACCGCGGCGCTCCCGTCAACGTGTCATCCTCAGACCTAACGGGACGGCAGGACACCTCCCGCATGTCCACCTCACAG AATAGCATTCCCTACGAGCATCACGCCAAGTAG